From the genome of Mya arenaria isolate MELC-2E11 chromosome 5, ASM2691426v1:
TAGAGGAAGACAACTGccatttgagaaagaaaaggagTACATGGGCGATACATATTACTGCACTGTGCACAGTATAGAATCAAATCATCTACCAACTCCATGCTAGTTGCTGTGGGCATCAACATTGATACAGATGCAATTTTGGAAACTGTTCAGAAATAAGAGTTACTCTATCTTAACTAATGCAGAAGTAAAAACCGTTCCTGTATTGTGAAGGACTTGTTTACACTAACTAGATGCTAAAAAAATTCTTGCAAGTTGCtgtgattaaataaattacaaacttaCACATCAACCCTTAAGAAGAACCATCATCATCTACAATGATGTAATCATTTTGCAATGTGTATATACTCACAACAGTGTTATGTGTTATAAAAAGTAGAAGTGTTATAAATGGACGACTCCCTGACAAAACCATAGAACTGTCATATTTTCTAATGATTAgtcttgtttcattataacttcttaaaccattattaaaatttaatgaattagttttataaattaatatgtgttcaattgcattacttattttttttaatttcaaatatgtttgttcTTTAAGATTTTGTTCTGTAATGCTGTTGATAAAGCCTGGAAGTAAATATGTTGTAACATGTAATATGGATATTGTTTCTAATTAATGTCACAGATTCTAGTGGTATTCCACTAAAAGTTTACCGCTGGTATACCACTGAAATACCATTGGTATACCACCAGTTTGTTGTTCTGGAACTGTTCTAGAACTTGGAGTGCTTGAGGACAAATGTTCAAGAACTAGTTCAAGAACTAGTTCTTGAACAACAAATGGCCTCTTAGATATTCAAGAACTTTCTCCAGAACTTCTAGAACAAGTTCTTGAACTCATTCATTTAGAGTTCAATTACTATTCTAGAACTGGGTTCTATATTCTAGAACTGGGTTCTAGAACAAATTTTCATAAGTTCTAAAATTTGGTTCAAGAAGTTCTAGAGAAAGTTCTTGAACATTTAGTTCTAGAACTGCCATTTAGAGTTCAGTTACTATTCTAGAACTATCTTCTAGAATCTGTTCTAGAATAATTCTAGAATTCCTCGCAGGggttgtgaaaaatagaaacagtattatttctttcatacatagtctgatacatattcagtttgaatgcgttattttttatcatatttgaaaaaattgccattgttcaataagacacatgctgtttttgtgttaatatcaactaaagacatccattttcaactcttctttactatgtaaatgaagaagttaacaaaATAACTCCATTGActagatttttatgcaattttacattacattttagtattattaaacagctaaaaacaaggcatgttatgttataaatgcatttcatctagtaaacaatgttcactttttatataacagttcaataattatgttctatttatgtttgcaactttacagttcaataattatgttctatttatgtttgcaactttcagacgaaatgataatgcttattaaagtactacacaaaatgttaaattgttatttcatatcacttattcttccctacaagttgtcattccagcatggtggcgttgccccctccccctatatgattagaactgcagtgtacatgaacaataactctatttcagcgttTTGCAAGAGTTATTtcctttgtatcttttcctgtccggagcataactagaaaactacttttttggaatttcattaaacatcattcagtGGTATtgagcacaacgagaggaagtgcagtgcacaatgactatagctgtttttaagctaattacataattattgccctttgccgctttttcttgaccagagcattactttaaaactacttatggtattgaaataaaacttggtatatgggtatgtggcaatgacaaaaagtatagtgcacaagcaccctaattctgtcgtgttcattaatatACCCCACccataatgaaatgttcaacttgaaaatcttTGTCTTTGTCTCAATTacaatgcttttgcctatgttgtcatgcagaatacaacaaatattttgagaatttcatagatgcggttcaatgcaccataatatgcttgttggccttgacattccttgtttttcaacatataacaagtgcataaactattaaacggcgccctttgatgctttgcatcaatggtctttcttgttagTTTATTAGACTGGTAGAATCCAAGTGTTTAGGTTCGACTACAATTATCCGAAGTGAGTTTGTGGTGTCAGAAATCGATGAGAATAATCAGAATTTAGTGAAAACAGTGGTTCCAAGTAAATGAATTGTTGGcttgttttttttcaggaaattttcattaatgaaaaaatagtatccatataatttcatttgatgTGGACTGCCTGGATTAAAAATCTCACATTTTGTAAGTTTGATTGTAgcgaaatatattgaaaatatctcATTTACTAGtagttgttttgtttacaacTAGGATATTCAATTGTTATGTAATATCTctatttatctttaatataaacataaaggcACGTGGTCAGTAATATGGAAGTGGGATAAGGTGTAAAATAAGTGATGAATCGCCTATGAAGGTTGTTAAAATAAACGTGTTTCGCAATTGATGTTGCTCCTTTCAACCGATACGTAGCTTAGTTTCCGGTGTATGCCATCTTGGTCGACAAGTGCGCGAACTTGGCGACCGTTAAAGACATTTGTATCTACCAAGAAAAGCCAAAAAAAATCCAGTAAACGATGCGTCTCTTGATTGTGGTGGAATAGTTCTCTATCGGGATGGATTAGATGATTTGAAAAGCAGCGTTATTATGACAAATATCAGTTATTCACGGTCAAGCACCTACGACACTGTTCTATGGTCTACTGATAAAAGCTCCTGCCAAACGTCACATACATTGACATTATCAATTACATATATCTGAAATTCACCCCTAGTCCTTACACAAGGAGAGAGATAAGATGCTACAAGGGTATTGATGCTTGAAACCATGTTCGTGTCTGGCTTTGTAAGTGATGTTGGCTGCTGAGTGATCAGTGATGTGTAAAATGTGTTGCGACTGTTAAGGTCTGTTCAATATTCTTATTTCCTTTAGATCTTGTTATTCAAATTAGATTTATTTACTAAGAGTATAGCTGATTTATATTCTGTATTCAAATTTCTGAACGATTTTTAGTGTATGACTTGTTCAAAGTTCAAtacaatttaactttaaaatatccGCGAGTGTCATGGGATATCCCATTGAGCAGTAAAGACGAAGGAGTACCACCTTTTGTACCATGTGATTGTGTTTAACATTGATTCAGGTAGCTGTCAGACACTTTATGTAACGTTTAACGGTGATTGCAGGTTATCCATACACAACGACTGTGCAAAAAACACTCCGTCCCTCGATAATTTTAGAGAAAGATGGTAAAATTGTTGAGGGACATTGTACGTGTATGGCTGCCCCTGGTGAAACCTGCAACCTATTTACTGTATTGTATTGAGACTGTCGTTAAGATATACACGAGTCCAACTGTAACTGATGTGTCTGCCTACTTGAAATTGACACGGGCATTTAATCATGTCTCATATGCGCAGCTGAATGAGATTTCACAAGTGCAGCCACATTgaaaatcaaagtgctgaaagcactgatggactagggcttcatttaggggaatgttgacaactatgttctaagcattgaaaaaatcggctcacacCACAACGGGTCACGGTCACCGTTGAATGGGCTATATAGGAAATTTAAAAAGTCTCGtgtaatgtgtgtgtgtgggggggggggggggtaaagagtttaatcagataaagtcatagttcttttgaatttctcaaagtcgtaAAATCAGacatacaaattaatttacgtgacTGGCGTATGataaccaaagtacacataattatttatttcgaaaCAATATGCATTATAATGTATAACGTTATTGCATTAGTTTTACCTATCTCAAAACCCATGCATACATTAAAGCACTAGCTAAGTGTGCTGAATGCAGCCATGACTTAATTAAACTGACATTCAAGTTTGTTACATAAAAACTATAAGAAAACATTGATCCTCGAAAGTTGACAGTAACAATGAAGTTTCTTAACTAAATCATTTGGAGAAGAACATTTTTTAAgcttatgtatttaattatatagaaaaaaactgagaagaagattttcaatgatgtaattatattctatatagaaaatatgtcagCCCTTGGACAGggcagctttaaaccacagggccatacttagAACAATCTTTGAAAAAGACaactacattgtacatgtatgtcaaactgcatacacaatgctataAGGAAGtagttttcatttgaaaggtGAATAAAttttttctccctcttaatttgtgcttgatattccattcatataaaatgttaccatgTTAACTAAGTGTTGCTGATAAATATTAGGCTCTGCCTTCTGtcttatgtttttcttattacTGCTggagacttttgtacatagcaaagcagGTCGTGTCGAATAACATGAGatgtatatcattattaaagtatgaaacatttaaatgtctttaaatacACTGACCATCAattttcataacatggtgtcagaagtacatcacactgctagtgaggatggaataccaaacataattatattctttgatatatacccatcataaatccacacccaatacatatcacaaaatactttaacccgtTTTGTGCTCCAGTGCATTACGGTCGTATTCCAcacttgtgacgtcacgtcataacaagtatcgttgcgcaatgttaaattgacgtcattaaaccaaagagtgcatccttaaaatgaaaattattatgcAAATATGTGGCTTTTAAGcgatctaaccagtaatgtatataataaaagggttattagtactgcgttttgatccggaatgtcatattcgactctcgtggatttttgtagattttgatttttctCGGCTTGCaccttgtgaaatccgaatctgcaaaaatctactcgAGTCAAAACAACCTACtggatcaaaatgcagtacttATAATCACATTATATACCAAACCTGTTACCCcttggacagagcatctttaaaccgcagggccatactttgaacaatctttgtaaaagacaactacattgtacatgtatgtcagactgcatacacaatgcttAGGAAGAAGTTTGGaaaatgaagaattattttctccgtcttaatttgtatgcattagatggCTCAATAAATACAAAGGTAggcaattattttattgtcctctgtcactgtcctgatagctccgtATCTCATTAgttgcaaaaggttgtaggttcatgaccaatgtgtcatacagaaagaaaatgttgaatgtagaatcaagtaGCTTTCTTTTCTGGCACTccaaattaaatacatgtagtactgtaacatttggaatGCCCAGAATTCGTTcgattcctaggcaacatgtatcaggtgttgcaatacatttggcaaatacttttcacccgtccttgtagaTCTAAAAAATTTTTCGTTTGGCAACAGTAGTTCATATAAGGttgctaaaatagtgtttaaataattcTGATACCTAGAtatgcctttaattgcagcaatttaaactccaactcatgatgtcaattgagctggttaagccctactgcagttccttggtgtggggattgcttgattacttgaataaacaaacagttattgCATTGGAAAGTACAATATATGAACATGCAATTTTCCTGCCCTGACTCCAtacaagccttaaatcttagatcaatatgtacttggggctatgtgttatatcaatgagaactataaattatgttcaatttagtgcctgAATTCACTTATGATATGTCATTCCACATACTAAAACACTagcatgttctttaaaaccaatagcATTAATATGCTTTGTTATGATATAAACCATTGCAAAGTTGGTAATTTGGAAACACAAAAAAATTGATCTGCTTGGGGTTTGACAttgtctttctagacagctggacttgtcttgcagttactttgaaaatcttcaaatttaaagttaaactaaACAAGACTGAagcataaaacttaaaataccataccaaaaggggttttaaatACTTACAAGAACATTCTCATATTACCCACAGGTGGTTAGCGTGtggtaatttttttatatataatatactgaaaggtaaacaactcAATGTATGGgaaaatgataccaacattaaTCTGACCGCTGTTTTTCCCTTAATTATGCACCGATTTTAACAAACAAGGTACTGTTACAAAGCTAACACATTTATCTACACAAAAACAATAGGCAATACTCCATTTTTTCAAACTACATACAAGTTTAAGCCTTCCAAACGTCCGAAATCGTAACTAGGAAAACATCTGATTGCATTTTGGTTCGTGGCTACAAAGGCTTAACATGCCATAGCCCGATGAATTGTAACGAAATTAGGGCGTATGTAGATGCAAACGATGGAACACAATAAGTGTCCACCGGTAATAACTCATGATATCAACATACTAACTTTATACGGACCTTTTATTTGCAACGAAGCGATCGACGACAGCTACACCGCCATGTCAGTTTTATGCACATGCGCAAATTTTTGTAACGagtaatttcattggctgtcaaCTGTTAGCGTGTTGGGCCCGGCTTCGCTGATAGTGCAGTTGAGTAGAGGGGTACCAAATATTTCCCGCGATATGTCAAAtctgtaaacaaaaatgaatcTTAATGCAGAACAAATAAAAGCCATCGAAATAAGCTGCATTGGACATAATCTTTTAATTTTAGGGACCGCAGGCACTGGGAAAACCCACGTCATTAAACATATTGTCGAAACTCTAAAAAGTAAGGGAAAAAATGTGTCGGTAACAGCAACAACGGGGATAGCATGTTGTTTGCATGCAAATGCAACAACAATACACAGGTGGTCAGGTATTGGGGACGGCAGGTATGGGGTGAACGATATTGCCAATATTGTGAAGCATAATGCCCAGTACTTAGATGTGAGAAAAAGAATATTAGAAACTGATGTACTTGTAATTGACGAGTGTTCAATGTTAAGTAGAAAATTATTTGACTCTCTCAATGAAGTCTGTAAAATGAAAAACCCTGAACTTTTATTTGGAGGAATTCAGCTGATTCTCTGTGGTGATTTTACACAGTTACCACCAGTACCAAACTACTTATATGCTGAATCTGGGGGATTTTGCTTTAAAAGTGAACTGTTTAGCAGATTATTAACTCACAGAGTTGTGCTCACACAAATGAATCGACAATCAGACCCACAACTTATCAAAGCTATCCATGAGGTATCAGTTGGaacaataacaaatgaaacAGAAAAGTTCCTAACCAGTTTAAACAGAAGTATCCCTGCAAGAACAGATACCATCAAGCTTTTTACTAGAAACGACCAAGTAGACACAtacaacagaaaaaaaattgaagattttccCGGTGCAATGTATGAATTTGTGTCCGAAGATAATGGTGatagaaaacatttaaatcaaatgctAGCTCCAAAAACATTGTGGCTTAAAAAGGGTGCACCTATTATCCTAATTCGAAACTTAACAGGTAAACTTGTTAATGGGCTACAAGGAACTGTTCATGACATCACAGAAAATGGACTAATTATAGACTTTCCTTCATGCAAGCTTAAAGTTCCTATTGAAAAGATGAAATTTTCCGGTAAGCATTTTTAAagtcaaaattttaaattatttaccaGAATAAAGCATCAGTCATTgactataattataaatatgtatggCTTTGTTTCAGAAAATGGCTAATTTACACAACAACTCTTGAAAATTTCTTACCAACAGAAACGCAAAGAaccttattgaaataaattaattttcaatttttaagcCGGTTCAATTACTTAAAAGTTTCAAAGTTAATGCTGCTCTGATATATGGGTACGAATACAGTATCAGTAATTATGTTACACACGTCCCTAGCGCCTTTGAACCGcatagtttattattatatttgtacaCAATATTCACTTGCTCTTGAAAAATGGCtaataaatgcttttttaaatttcagtatTCAGTCCAAGGAAGAACTGTGATGTTGCCACCAGAGTGCAGTACCCAGTCAAACTAAGTTTTGCAATTAGTATACATAAGTCGCAGGGACTGACTCTAGAAAGGTTTGTTAATCAATCAGTAATACATAATAACTGCTACACTCTAGTTGAGTGTCCCCATTATCCCAATCAGACTGCATTGAATGTGAAGGCTTGATTAAGGcctaaaataatgtttggttTGGTGAAAAGATCAGAAAGTTCTGAAGTAGTGTCTTAAACCCCTAGGGGCGCACGTTTTGGCTAGGCAGGGATGTGTTGCCCCAAAAAACACTTTTACCCCTAATTATGACTGTACATATATATACCATAATTTGtcaataagaaaaatataaaatcaattgttCATTTCTAACATGATATGTATCTGTTTCAGTGTGGCGATTGATTGTCACCAGATTTTCAAGCCAGGACAACTAGGCGTAGCTATTGGACGTGTCAGAAGTTCACAGAACTTACAAGTTATAAACTTTAATATGAAGAAATGTGTCATCCCTCAACCACCAGATGTCATTAACTTCCTGGGTGAGGAGTCTGGGGTGCTACATGATGACAGAAGTTGTTGCTGCGGTCAAGAAACTAGGTAAATATTGTGTACCAAATATATAAGTACTGGTACTTACCATTTATCTTGCTGCTTAAGCTGGGGCTGTATCCACACAATGGGTAGTCACTTAGTGCTGCAGGCCTTCTCATAGGCCTTCTCATAGACCTTTATCAATCCATATGTATTATTCTCATAATGATTTAATGTTATGTAATGAAATTTGCTACCCATGCAGCATAACAcatttgatgtatatatgtatatataatatccACTTCAGTACATATGCACTTAAGTTCACTTCTCAGTCACTCAATCTTCCAAGATGGGCATGATTTATGAAAAAGTTATCTCAAAACTTAGTTTGTGGCACACAATTCCTACAATAATCACACTCGTATgacttttattttcttatattctGTAGATTCAACTTTTCGTTTTCGAGCTGTATCTGTCTTTCTGATTGAACAGTTGTATGGAGAAGcagcatatttatttttgccaGCATTACTTTTTTGAGAGACTGTATTTTGTCCTAATATTATACTATTTAGAGCCTGCCGATACTGGTTTGCATTAGGGTTACTATTTGCGCCATGATATGTTGCCCTCTGTtggttaaatgtattttctattACATCCGAGTTGAGTAGTCCTGGGGTAATGAAGACCTTTGAAGGCTTTTTCAGAAGTAATTTTGCTAATTCACAAAATCCAATTATGCATGATTGTATGTCCTCATGACACTGATGTGACATTAATTGTTTCTGACGTTCCTTTGCAGACAATGCTGTAGCACCTAAAGAACATTCTTGCCATTCATGAAACCAATTTGCAATTTCAAGAAGTTCATGTAGTCTTTGATCATCCAGTGATTTAATAGGACGCATGtctttaaaaatgtcaataagtTTTGAAGTATGTTTCAGTAAGTCGATTACTCCATCTAAAACTGAACCATTTGCTCCCAGAGTTTGTTGATACTGTGACATAAGATGAAGCATATCATTGTCCAAAACTTCCTCCGCTAAATGATTCCGCATTTTTTGCTGGTTTGTAGGGAAAATATGGTCACCACTTAGTTTTCTGTGAAGAGCTATGCCATTAGTTTTGTCCCATTTGTAGCTGTCTATAAACATCTGCCACTGAATTGTGTGCTGGCTGGGAAGAGTTAATAATCTGGTAGAGGTTTTATGCTGACCACTTTTTAACACATTATTTctgatcttttttatcacatgcttacagTCCATTATGAAAACCACTTCTCCAAATGTACAAGAAgaacatgttttgaattttttctCATAGCTTGTATTCATATGCATGAATGTTCTGTTACTCTGAGCACCGTCCATGCAAATGTAAGATGTGGTAAAaccatacaaatttaaaatgtcaacagCTTCCCAGAACAGTGAATAAATCTCAGGTGCTTGAACACCATCCGAAATAAAGTGCGCAAATGGAAAGCGAAAGCCAATTATACCAAGGAATACAAATTGCAGGGCATGTGTACCTAGtaccttttcattttttcctttCCGCATAGTGTTCGAGAAGTTTCCCTCTTCTCCTAAATCAGTGAAGCCAGATAATTCAATAACATCACCATTCTTGCACAATTGAAAGTCACTTTGAATTGACATTTCATCTATGATGATGCCCCCATAGTATTCTTCTGGGAGAAGATTTCGCAGTTTCGCTTCGTCTAACATCCATGTTAGCATATCTTTGTCGAAGCCAACATGCTGCCTAACACGGTTCTTGTATTGAATAAGAGTGGATTTTGATGGCATGATCAGGTACTGACTCTCCCGAAAACTTTCATATGACTGAGCTGCGGCAGTACCACTGGAGACACACCTTTATCATGCCTTCACTCCAGCGTCTTCCTCGTGGGTCTTTGTCGGCATTTTTGGCTTGATTAACAATTAGCTCGATCATTTCCTTTGTTGCACCTGGTATAAgctttttcacattttcatttatttccatGTCATTGTCATGTGTTGCTGATGTTAATGGTTCTAActtttctttattgttccaaTTTTCCTGATTCACTGACATATTAACACTCACATTTTCTGGACCTATCATTGTCATCTTCTTACACTTAATACAAGTGCTGCTAAAAGCATTGAGTGATATCAC
Proteins encoded in this window:
- the LOC128235674 gene encoding uncharacterized protein LOC128235674, whose protein sequence is MNLNAEQIKAIEISCIGHNLLILGTAGTGKTHVIKHIVETLKSKGKNVSVTATTGIACCLHANATTIHRWSGIGDGRYGVNDIANIVKHNAQYLDVRKRILETDVLVIDECSMLSRKLFDSLNEVCKMKNPELLFGGIQLILCGDFTQLPPVPNYLYAESGGFCFKSELFSRLLTHRVVLTQMNRQSDPQLIKAIHEVSVGTITNETEKFLTSLNRSIPARTDTIKLFTRNDQVDTYNRKKIEDFPGAMYEFVSEDNGDRKHLNQMLAPKTLWLKKGAPIILIRNLTGKLVNGLQGTVHDITENGLIIDFPSCKLKVPIEKMKFSVFSPRKNCDVATRVQYPVKLSFAISIHKSQGLTLESVAIDCHQIFKPGQLGVAIGRVRSSQNLQVINFNMKKCVIPQPPDVINFLGEESGVLHDDRSCCCGQETR